In one window of Nocardiopsis aegyptia DNA:
- a CDS encoding DEAD/DEAH box helicase, whose amino-acid sequence MRSLRDDEHEAGDPGGTVVGVGIRPVTQVTRSGVGQASLRWKPQIDRSEVRSLLSYLRACLSREAVHTHEVRAEHVDSDTCACLPTGPELLFSGARETLPLHPESARVLRLSLRRGQALRYGYPLVVVGEGTDRAALPLLTVDVRVVDDLEAATGAYDPTGAQGPLVRPVGPPDINCALLERLGITDPEDLFELRTRLRTGAPDTVRRPAAVAELAAKVRTLLSRLEIERVDDIDPLGTRGLPRVMDPGAHNVAVVFRAGPGGQFDTDDPEPGGVEGILADLDPADRDGLHPDQVGGTALESLLGGAPEDVGGPGEGEGDTPPISATALTQSQYEVVRSAMREQLTVAAAPPGSGLTDLVDALVRTAVGHGQRVLVCAAGEDDVRDVLRGAGTAPAHPVVRVGGSRHRAAEIRLLDRILTEHTNPAADDGDPPPDAEEAARHWRDLSEAWNRIQHVWRAMDTMASGGHALARLAVERVHSIAQGWDPDRLFTPERGGPEYWLHRAERARSGGLTGLQHRTAIRREMGVPTDSDHLVRLCAVARMESEWRAAVDRRTGCAPLGRLTAELSEAGERHRRAGAACLRAVAEPRLRRGRAAIENRLETLNWHHGSGWPGLPSLLDTLPAWVCRTDQARALPPTPGLFDLVIVAGAERTRAAELLPVLYRSRRAVVIGDPAHPGPTSALEPDEERRALAASGTAAEQLEARGLRHGSGSALRAAYKAAPPLLWLDEYHGASPELAEIASQRCYGGRVAVHAAPDLTGRGDVDWRDVAGTCEAAPGASYINRDEAYRVLVVVDELDAEVPPGTTMAVVAPTQPQVALIRRLLAKRVLRHDVRVGGADLLGRDGDTVDLTVLSPMLAKGSPAIAERRVRRKSHLWSTVFTRTRRLVVVGDRTYWSGDDGPLGDLLAGASDPGTAPDPVRTALVERLREVGTSVLTRQTVHGWTVDLVVGFGARRLLLLLDRESHGRGLRRLVARGEALNRATGDPVVVVPAWRCLADRESLVEEILSAS is encoded by the coding sequence GTGAGGTCACTACGGGACGACGAGCACGAGGCGGGAGACCCGGGGGGCACGGTGGTCGGGGTCGGAATCCGACCGGTCACCCAGGTCACCCGTTCGGGCGTGGGCCAGGCGTCGCTGCGGTGGAAGCCGCAGATCGACCGCTCCGAGGTCCGGTCCCTGCTGTCCTACCTGCGCGCCTGCCTGAGCCGGGAGGCCGTGCACACCCACGAGGTGCGGGCCGAGCACGTGGACTCCGACACCTGCGCGTGCCTGCCGACCGGCCCCGAGCTGCTGTTCAGCGGGGCGCGCGAGACCCTGCCGCTGCACCCGGAGTCGGCGCGGGTCCTGCGCCTGTCGCTGCGCCGGGGGCAGGCGCTGCGCTACGGCTACCCCCTGGTGGTCGTGGGGGAGGGCACGGACCGGGCGGCCCTGCCGCTGCTCACCGTCGACGTGCGGGTGGTCGACGACCTGGAGGCGGCCACGGGGGCCTACGACCCGACCGGCGCACAGGGGCCGCTGGTCCGGCCGGTGGGGCCGCCCGACATCAACTGCGCGCTGCTGGAGCGGCTCGGCATCACCGATCCCGAGGACCTGTTCGAGCTGCGGACCCGCCTGCGCACCGGCGCGCCCGACACCGTCCGGCGGCCCGCGGCCGTCGCCGAACTCGCCGCCAAGGTGCGCACCCTGCTCAGTCGGCTGGAGATCGAGCGGGTGGACGACATCGACCCGCTCGGAACCCGGGGCCTGCCCCGGGTCATGGACCCCGGCGCGCACAACGTCGCCGTGGTGTTCCGGGCGGGGCCGGGCGGCCAGTTCGACACCGACGACCCGGAGCCGGGCGGTGTGGAGGGGATCCTCGCCGACCTCGACCCCGCCGACCGCGACGGGCTTCACCCGGACCAGGTCGGTGGAACCGCGCTGGAGTCCCTGCTCGGCGGTGCGCCCGAGGACGTCGGCGGACCGGGCGAGGGGGAGGGGGACACGCCCCCGATCTCGGCGACGGCGCTCACCCAGTCCCAGTACGAGGTCGTGCGGTCCGCCATGCGCGAGCAGCTGACGGTGGCGGCGGCCCCGCCCGGCAGCGGCCTGACCGACCTCGTGGACGCCCTCGTGCGCACGGCCGTCGGCCACGGCCAGCGCGTGCTGGTCTGCGCCGCCGGAGAGGACGACGTCCGGGACGTCCTGCGCGGAGCCGGGACCGCGCCCGCGCACCCCGTCGTCCGTGTCGGCGGCTCCCGGCACCGCGCCGCCGAGATCCGGCTGCTCGACCGGATCCTGACCGAGCACACGAACCCCGCCGCCGACGACGGCGACCCGCCGCCCGACGCGGAGGAGGCCGCGCGGCACTGGCGCGACCTGTCCGAGGCATGGAACCGGATCCAACACGTGTGGCGGGCCATGGACACCATGGCCTCCGGCGGCCACGCGCTGGCCCGGCTGGCGGTCGAGCGCGTCCACAGCATCGCCCAGGGCTGGGACCCCGACCGCCTCTTCACCCCCGAGCGCGGCGGTCCGGAGTACTGGCTGCACCGCGCCGAACGCGCCAGGTCCGGCGGGCTGACGGGCCTGCAGCACCGCACCGCCATCCGCCGCGAAATGGGCGTGCCGACCGACTCCGACCACCTCGTCCGGCTGTGCGCGGTCGCCCGGATGGAGAGCGAGTGGCGCGCGGCCGTCGACCGCCGCACGGGCTGCGCGCCGCTGGGCCGGCTCACCGCGGAGCTCTCCGAGGCCGGAGAGCGCCACCGGCGTGCCGGCGCGGCCTGTCTGCGCGCGGTGGCCGAACCCCGGCTGCGCCGCGGCCGGGCCGCGATCGAGAACCGTCTGGAGACGCTGAACTGGCACCACGGGAGCGGCTGGCCCGGCCTGCCCTCCCTGCTCGACACCCTGCCCGCCTGGGTGTGCCGTACCGACCAGGCCCGGGCCCTGCCGCCGACGCCCGGGCTGTTCGACCTCGTGATCGTGGCGGGCGCCGAACGCACCCGCGCCGCCGAACTCCTGCCGGTCCTGTACCGGTCCAGGCGCGCGGTCGTGATCGGCGACCCCGCCCATCCCGGGCCGACGAGCGCGCTGGAACCGGACGAGGAGCGGCGCGCCCTGGCGGCGTCCGGAACCGCCGCCGAACAGCTGGAGGCCCGCGGACTGCGCCACGGGTCCGGTTCGGCGCTGCGGGCGGCCTACAAGGCGGCCCCGCCCCTGCTGTGGCTCGACGAGTACCACGGAGCGTCGCCGGAACTGGCCGAGATCGCCTCCCAGCGCTGCTACGGCGGCCGCGTCGCCGTGCACGCCGCCCCCGACCTGACCGGGCGGGGCGATGTCGACTGGCGCGACGTGGCCGGGACGTGCGAGGCCGCGCCGGGCGCCTCCTACATCAACCGGGACGAGGCCTACCGCGTGCTGGTCGTCGTGGACGAACTCGACGCCGAGGTGCCGCCCGGGACGACCATGGCGGTCGTGGCGCCCACCCAGCCGCAGGTCGCGCTGATCCGGCGACTGCTGGCCAAGCGCGTGCTCCGGCACGACGTCCGGGTGGGCGGCGCCGACCTGCTGGGCCGCGACGGTGACACCGTCGACCTGACCGTCCTGTCGCCCATGCTCGCCAAGGGCTCACCCGCGATCGCCGAACGCCGGGTCCGGCGGAAGAGCCACCTGTGGTCCACCGTGTTCACCCGCACCCGGCGGCTGGTCGTGGTCGGCGACCGCACGTACTGGTCCGGTGACGACGGCCCGCTGGGCGACCTGCTGGCCGGTGCGAGCGACCCCGGCACCGCGCCGGACCCGGTGCGCACCGCCCTGGTCGAGCGCCTGCGCGAGGTCGGGACCAGCGTGCTCACCCGGCAGACGGTCCACGGGTGGACCGTGGACCTGGTCGTCGGCTTCGGCGCCCGTCGGCTGCTGCTCCTGCTGGACCGCGAGTCCCACGGCCGCGGCCTGCGCAGGCTCGTCGCGCGCGGCGAGGCCCTCAACCGCGCCACCGGGGACCCCGTCGTGGTCGTCCCGGCCTGGCGCTGCCTGGCCGACCGGGAGAGCCTGGTGGAAGAGATCCTGTCGGCAAGTTAA
- a CDS encoding Fpg/Nei family DNA glycosylase produces MPEGHTLHRLAAHFDKTFGGGTVRASSPQGRFAEGAARVDGRVLVESEAHGKHLFLGFDSGEWVRVHLGLYGAWTFGDVDGERHLGAPRAEGAGRLDLERDAEGFVVPPAPVGAVRVRFVNTTGWADLRGASVCEVITGDEKAAVQDRLGPDPLRADADPERAWRVVSRSRTSIAALLMRQDVVAGIGNIYRAESLFRAGLDPLTPGRDLARDQWERLWADLSGLLRDGVRDGYIITTRPEDRPDPDARPVPRPDTLYVCYRTGEPCRVCASPVAARELAGRTLYWCPGCQGGR; encoded by the coding sequence TTGCCTGAGGGGCACACACTGCACCGCTTGGCGGCGCACTTCGACAAGACCTTCGGCGGCGGGACCGTGCGGGCGTCGAGTCCGCAGGGGCGCTTCGCCGAGGGCGCCGCGCGGGTGGACGGCCGGGTGCTCGTCGAGAGCGAGGCACACGGCAAGCATCTGTTCCTGGGGTTCGACTCCGGGGAGTGGGTGCGGGTGCACCTGGGGCTGTACGGCGCGTGGACGTTCGGAGACGTGGACGGCGAGCGGCACCTGGGCGCGCCCAGGGCGGAGGGCGCCGGGCGCCTGGACCTGGAACGCGACGCGGAGGGCTTCGTGGTGCCCCCGGCCCCGGTCGGCGCGGTGCGGGTCCGGTTCGTGAACACGACCGGCTGGGCCGATCTGCGGGGCGCCTCGGTCTGCGAGGTCATCACGGGGGACGAGAAGGCGGCCGTCCAGGACCGCCTGGGGCCCGATCCGTTGCGGGCGGACGCCGATCCCGAGCGGGCCTGGCGCGTGGTGAGCCGGTCGCGGACGAGTATCGCGGCGCTGCTGATGCGGCAGGACGTCGTCGCCGGCATCGGCAACATCTACCGTGCGGAGTCGCTGTTCCGCGCCGGACTCGATCCCCTGACCCCGGGACGCGACCTGGCCCGTGACCAGTGGGAACGCCTGTGGGCCGACCTGTCCGGGCTGCTGCGCGACGGCGTCCGCGACGGCTACATCATCACCACCCGCCCCGAGGACCGGCCGGATCCGGACGCCCGGCCGGTGCCCCGGCCCGACACCCTCTACGTCTGCTACCGGACCGGCGAGCCCTGCCGTGTGTGCGCGTCGCCCGTGGCCGCGCGGGAACTGGCCGGTCGCACGCTGTACTGGTGCCCCGGGTGCCAGGGCGGTCGCTGA
- a CDS encoding LacI family DNA-binding transcriptional regulator, translating into MRRPTIMDIAKAAGVSKGAVSYALNDRPGVSKATRARILAIAHDLGWAPSSTARALSPGGRVGALGLVVDRPAHSLGVEPFFMQLVSGIEAELAATGMDLLLQVTEDADAELAVYRRWAAERRVDGVILVDLRVDDARVALVEDLALPAVVLGGPDGAGTLPCLFSDDAASMREVVHYLAALGHERIAHVCGPGDLVHSRVRSAAFERAAAEAGLHQAFTIEADYTGEAGTRTTRKLLARSDRPTALVYDNDLMAVAGLGVAREMGVDVPSRLSIVAWEDSVLCQLVRPSLTAVSRDVPFCGGEVARMLALAVAAEPLEPREAPRGELHPRASTGPRRA; encoded by the coding sequence ATGCGGCGTCCGACCATCATGGACATCGCCAAGGCGGCGGGGGTGTCCAAGGGGGCGGTGTCGTACGCGCTCAACGATCGGCCGGGGGTCTCCAAGGCGACCCGCGCCAGGATTCTGGCGATCGCGCACGATCTCGGATGGGCGCCCAGCAGTACCGCGCGGGCCCTCTCCCCGGGCGGCCGGGTCGGCGCTCTGGGCCTGGTGGTCGACCGTCCGGCCCACTCACTGGGCGTCGAACCGTTCTTCATGCAGCTGGTCTCGGGTATCGAGGCCGAGCTCGCCGCCACCGGTATGGACCTGTTGTTGCAGGTCACGGAGGATGCCGATGCCGAGTTGGCGGTCTACCGCCGGTGGGCGGCCGAACGCCGGGTGGACGGGGTCATCCTGGTGGACCTGCGCGTCGACGACGCCCGGGTCGCCCTGGTGGAGGACCTCGCGCTGCCCGCGGTGGTGCTCGGCGGGCCCGACGGCGCGGGAACGCTACCGTGCCTGTTCAGCGACGACGCCGCCTCGATGCGCGAGGTGGTGCACTATCTGGCGGCTCTCGGACACGAGCGTATCGCACACGTCTGCGGCCCAGGCGACCTCGTGCACTCGCGGGTGCGCTCGGCGGCCTTCGAGCGCGCGGCCGCCGAGGCCGGGCTGCACCAGGCGTTCACCATCGAGGCCGACTACACGGGCGAGGCCGGGACGCGTACCACGCGCAAGCTCCTGGCCAGGTCCGATCGTCCCACCGCACTGGTCTACGACAACGATCTGATGGCGGTGGCCGGCCTGGGCGTGGCCAGGGAGATGGGGGTGGACGTGCCCTCCCGGCTGTCCATCGTGGCCTGGGAGGACTCGGTGCTGTGCCAGCTGGTCCGCCCGTCGCTGACCGCGGTCTCCCGGGACGTGCCCTTCTGCGGCGGCGAGGTGGCGCGGATGCTGGCCCTGGCCGTGGCCGCCGAACCCCTGGAGCCCCGTGAGGCACCGCGCGGCGAGCTGCACCCGAGGGCCAGTACCGGTCCCCGAAGAGCATGA